A window of Ruminococcus champanellensis 18P13 = JCM 17042 contains these coding sequences:
- a CDS encoding PHP-associated domain-containing protein, with amino-acid sequence MESYKYDLHVHTREGSACGRASGAEMAEAAAQQGYAGLVITDHFFNGNTTAAPELSWQEKVQVLKEGYLHAKQRGEQLGLEVFFGWEFGYSGSDFLTYGLDTDWLLAHPDVHKLPLYDYLQLVRQAGGMTIHAHPFREAWYVHVMRLVPELEDAVEVYNTSHQNPAFNARAAWYAEAYGLTGVSGSDAHSQEALKGGILLPHPVHSIRELMTAIRNREMVGLCTGTEIEWKSERRDRDSGRR; translated from the coding sequence ATGGAATCATATAAATATGATCTGCATGTGCACACCCGGGAGGGCAGTGCATGCGGCAGAGCATCCGGCGCAGAAATGGCGGAGGCGGCTGCACAGCAGGGCTATGCGGGGCTGGTGATTACGGATCACTTCTTCAACGGGAATACCACCGCTGCGCCGGAGCTGTCCTGGCAGGAGAAGGTGCAGGTGCTGAAGGAAGGCTATCTCCACGCCAAGCAGCGGGGGGAGCAGTTGGGGCTGGAGGTATTCTTCGGCTGGGAATTCGGCTACAGCGGCTCGGATTTTCTCACCTACGGACTGGATACGGACTGGCTGCTGGCGCACCCGGATGTGCATAAGCTGCCCCTGTACGACTATTTGCAGCTGGTGCGGCAGGCGGGCGGCATGACCATTCATGCTCATCCCTTCCGGGAGGCATGGTATGTACATGTCATGCGGCTGGTGCCGGAGCTGGAGGATGCAGTGGAGGTGTACAATACCTCTCACCAGAACCCGGCGTTCAATGCCCGTGCCGCCTGGTATGCGGAAGCCTATGGGCTGACCGGCGTGTCCGGTTCGGATGCCCACAGCCAGGAGGCACTGAAGGGGGGCATTTTGCTGCCCCATCCGGTACACAGCATCCGGGAGCTGATGACAGCCATCCGGAACCGGGAAATGGTGGGGCTGTGTACGGGAACAGAAATAGAATGGAAATCAGAAAGGAGAGACCGTGACAGCGGTCGGAGGTAG
- a CDS encoding ABC-F family ATP-binding cassette domain-containing protein, with amino-acid sequence MITVSNVSLQFGGNTLFKNVDLKFTNGNCYGIIGANGAGKSTFLRILCGDLEPTTGEVIIPKTERISVLKQDHFAYDAYTVLDTVIMGNARLYEIMQQKDALYAKEDFSEADGELAAELEGEFAELDGWEAESNASKLIQGLGLEESLLYQQMSALTGNEKVKVLLAQALFGNPDIILLDEPTNHLDIEAIRWLEEFLAEYFGTVLVVSHDRHFLNNVCTHIVDIDYTKIKMYVGNYEFWYESSQMMQRMIKQQNKKAEEKIAELKSFIERFSANKSKSNQATSRRKLLEKLTVEELPASSRKYPFIGFTPDRELGKEILQVSDLCKTVDGVPLLHHVSFTLGRTDKVAFVSEDEHAITMLFKILMEEEQPDSGSFKWGVSTSVSYFPVDNSPLFNGCKLSILDWMRQFSANDETETYLRGFLGRMLFSGDDIFKPVEVLSGGEKVRCMFSRMMLYGSNVLVLDQPTNHLDLESITAVNNGLESFKGVVLFSSHDHEMLQTVANRVIELTPEGCIDRQGTYEEYLEFRKNKEA; translated from the coding sequence ATGATTACTGTTTCCAACGTGAGCCTTCAGTTCGGGGGCAATACCCTATTCAAGAATGTGGATCTGAAATTCACCAACGGCAACTGCTACGGCATCATCGGCGCCAACGGTGCAGGCAAGTCCACCTTCCTGCGGATCCTGTGCGGGGATCTGGAGCCTACCACCGGAGAGGTCATCATTCCCAAGACGGAGCGGATTTCCGTGCTCAAGCAGGATCACTTTGCCTATGACGCTTATACGGTGCTGGATACGGTGATCATGGGCAACGCCCGGCTGTATGAGATCATGCAGCAGAAGGATGCACTGTACGCAAAGGAGGATTTTTCCGAGGCGGACGGGGAACTGGCAGCGGAGCTGGAGGGGGAATTTGCGGAGCTGGACGGCTGGGAGGCAGAATCCAACGCATCCAAGCTGATCCAGGGTCTGGGACTGGAGGAATCCCTGCTGTATCAGCAGATGTCCGCCCTTACCGGTAACGAGAAGGTGAAGGTACTGCTGGCACAGGCACTGTTCGGCAATCCGGACATTATCCTGCTGGACGAGCCTACAAACCACCTGGACATTGAGGCGATCCGGTGGCTGGAGGAATTCCTGGCGGAATACTTCGGAACGGTGCTGGTGGTATCCCATGACCGGCACTTCCTGAACAATGTATGTACCCACATTGTGGATATCGACTACACCAAGATCAAGATGTATGTGGGCAACTATGAGTTCTGGTACGAATCCAGCCAGATGATGCAGCGGATGATCAAGCAGCAGAACAAGAAGGCGGAGGAAAAGATCGCAGAGCTGAAGTCCTTTATCGAGCGGTTCTCCGCCAACAAGTCCAAGTCCAACCAGGCCACCTCCCGGCGGAAGCTGCTGGAGAAGCTGACGGTGGAGGAGCTGCCTGCCTCCAGCCGGAAGTATCCCTTCATCGGTTTTACCCCGGATCGGGAACTGGGCAAGGAGATCCTGCAGGTCAGCGATCTGTGCAAGACTGTGGACGGGGTGCCTCTGCTGCATCATGTCAGCTTTACCCTGGGGCGCACGGATAAGGTTGCCTTTGTGTCGGAGGATGAGCATGCCATTACCATGCTGTTCAAGATCCTGATGGAGGAGGAACAGCCGGACAGCGGCAGCTTCAAGTGGGGAGTATCCACCTCTGTATCCTACTTCCCGGTGGACAATTCTCCCTTGTTCAACGGCTGTAAGCTGTCCATCCTGGACTGGATGCGGCAGTTTTCTGCCAACGATGAGACGGAGACCTATCTGCGGGGATTCCTGGGGCGGATGCTGTTTTCCGGGGACGATATTTTCAAGCCGGTGGAGGTGCTGTCCGGCGGCGAGAAGGTGCGGTGCATGTTCTCCCGGATGATGCTGTACGGCTCCAACGTACTGGTGCTGGATCAGCCCACCAACCATCTGGATCTGGAAAGCATTACGGCAGTGAACAACGGACTGGAAAGCTTCAAGGGGGTTGTGCTGTTCTCCTCCCACGACCATGAAATGCTGCAAACGGTGGCGAACCGGGTTATTGAGCTGACGCCGGAGGGATGCATCGACCGGCAGGGCACTTATGAGGAGTATCTGGAATTCCGGAAGAACAAAGAGGCGTGA
- a CDS encoding GDSL-type esterase/lipase family protein: MKNVKRLLSCLVSAAMCMSLLPAAMMPSVSAEQDPKYILMLGDSIASGYGLAEGEYRYADYLEEYLGMESIDYAKPGQTTGELLELVNNEEVQIDIPLASVICVSIGGNDLIDTVEGYLNTLLETYNTTNGTSLTLKEYVQTVVAVDDDLQTTMILKLTSLLNKAANTYKTNIQQIEASLLEQNPDAKIVVQTVYNPINMENPVVNGVDYSSKLKQIRKFASEQLLTLNDALQQTEGLTYVDVNAAFKDTEWVYTNMDPSNGFWQMDVHPNALGHAVIAAEILNSLGAEGGSCDQFNLVLLNNAAKLSDAEYDRVHAQLDNFITTGKDGIVYSIAGVKGKPGETVDVPITISGDTGTAGMVLELQADAGLTIKRRVTGNAYEGAPTWNPKTLTYVWNTADGRNQVAADGAVLATLQFTIAEDAVNGMYEISFDEAKCDIVDENGTALDVTFENGGVEVYGSTVPEYKLGDVNMDGALTVADAVTVLQACAQVTAGGESPLTDQQKKLADMNQDGNVSVGDAVDILVTIAQSMVG, from the coding sequence ATGAAGAACGTAAAACGACTGCTGTCCTGCCTGGTATCAGCAGCAATGTGCATGTCCCTGCTGCCGGCAGCCATGATGCCGTCGGTTTCTGCGGAGCAGGATCCGAAGTATATTCTGATGCTGGGAGACAGCATTGCATCCGGTTATGGACTGGCAGAGGGCGAATACAGGTATGCGGATTACCTGGAGGAATACCTGGGGATGGAATCCATCGACTATGCAAAGCCGGGTCAGACCACCGGGGAGCTGCTGGAGCTGGTGAACAATGAGGAGGTACAGATCGACATTCCGTTGGCTTCCGTGATCTGTGTGTCCATCGGTGGCAACGATCTGATCGACACGGTGGAGGGCTACCTGAACACCCTGCTGGAAACCTACAACACCACCAACGGTACCTCTCTGACCCTGAAGGAATATGTCCAGACTGTGGTTGCAGTGGATGACGACCTGCAAACCACCATGATCCTTAAGCTGACTTCTCTGCTGAACAAGGCTGCCAATACATACAAGACCAACATTCAGCAGATCGAGGCAAGCCTGCTGGAGCAGAACCCGGATGCGAAAATCGTGGTACAGACTGTGTACAATCCCATCAATATGGAGAATCCGGTTGTGAACGGGGTGGATTACTCCAGCAAGCTCAAGCAGATCCGGAAGTTTGCTTCCGAGCAGTTGCTGACTCTGAATGATGCATTGCAGCAGACAGAGGGTCTGACCTATGTGGACGTGAACGCTGCATTCAAGGATACGGAGTGGGTTTACACCAATATGGATCCCTCCAACGGCTTCTGGCAGATGGATGTACATCCCAATGCTCTGGGGCATGCAGTGATCGCAGCGGAGATTCTCAACAGCCTGGGGGCTGAGGGCGGAAGCTGTGACCAGTTTAACCTGGTGCTGCTGAACAATGCAGCAAAACTGAGCGATGCGGAATATGACCGGGTCCATGCGCAGTTGGATAACTTTATTACAACCGGCAAGGATGGCATTGTATACTCCATTGCCGGCGTCAAGGGCAAGCCCGGCGAGACCGTGGATGTGCCTATCACCATTTCCGGCGATACGGGTACTGCCGGCATGGTGCTGGAGCTGCAGGCGGATGCAGGTCTGACCATCAAGCGCCGTGTGACAGGCAACGCATACGAAGGGGCGCCTACCTGGAATCCCAAGACCCTGACCTATGTCTGGAATACCGCAGACGGCAGAAACCAGGTTGCTGCGGATGGTGCCGTTCTGGCAACTCTCCAGTTCACCATTGCTGAGGACGCTGTCAACGGTATGTACGAGATCAGCTTTGATGAGGCGAAGTGTGATATTGTAGACGAAAATGGCACTGCGCTGGACGTGACCTTTGAAAACGGCGGCGTGGAGGTATACGGCTCCACTGTACCGGAATACAAGCTGGGCGACGTGAACATGGACGGCGCTCTGACTGTTGCAGACGCAGTAACCGTACTGCAGGCATGCGCACAGGTTACAGCAGGCGGTGAAAGCCCGCTGACCGATCAGCAGAAGAAGCTGGCTGACATGAACCAGGACGGCAATGTTTCCGTTGGCGATGCAGTGGACATTCTGGTGACCATTGCACAGTCCATGGTGGGCTAA
- a CDS encoding MATE family efflux transporter, which translates to MEQTELLGSKAEKRQFRRMVMALVVPMALQNLINVAVNAADVIMLGKVSETALSGASLAGQVQFIMTLIFFGITSGAAVLTAQYWGKGNTGAIERIMGIAMRISLCVSVVFTLAGVCVPEFCMRIFTSEPDVAAEGAKYLRVLSFTFPVMAVTIIYLNIMRSVERVVISTVVYSVSLVLNILLNAVLIFGLLGCPALGIVGAAAATLCARIAELVIVLIYARRKDHQVHLRFRNLFVKDPVLFKDFLHYALPVILNELMWGAGFSMNSVIIGHLGSPAVAANSVAQVTRNLATVVAFGVANATAILVGRTIGEGDVKRAEVYAKRFVRLTLCAGAAAAAVVLLVLPIMHKVMTLSEQAHSYLTVMMLVMSYFVFLQAYNTTMVVGIFRAGGDTRLGLIIDVSTMWGGSILFGALCAFVLKLPVEAVYVVLMSDEVIKVPITTLRYRQKKWLKNVTREL; encoded by the coding sequence ATGGAACAGACAGAGCTTTTGGGGAGCAAGGCGGAAAAGCGGCAGTTTCGGCGGATGGTGATGGCGCTGGTGGTGCCTATGGCACTGCAGAATCTCATCAATGTGGCGGTGAATGCGGCGGACGTGATTATGCTGGGCAAGGTCAGCGAGACCGCCCTGTCCGGCGCATCCCTGGCAGGGCAGGTGCAGTTTATCATGACCCTGATCTTCTTTGGCATCACCTCCGGCGCTGCAGTGCTGACGGCGCAGTACTGGGGAAAGGGAAATACGGGCGCCATTGAGCGGATCATGGGCATTGCCATGCGGATCTCCCTGTGCGTGTCCGTGGTATTTACCCTGGCAGGGGTGTGCGTGCCGGAGTTTTGTATGCGGATTTTCACCAGTGAGCCGGATGTGGCGGCGGAGGGCGCAAAGTACCTGCGGGTGCTGTCCTTTACCTTCCCGGTGATGGCGGTAACGATCATCTATCTGAATATCATGCGCAGCGTGGAGCGGGTGGTGATCTCCACAGTGGTATATTCTGTATCCCTGGTGCTGAATATTCTGCTGAACGCAGTGCTGATCTTCGGTCTGCTGGGATGTCCGGCACTGGGCATTGTGGGTGCGGCGGCGGCAACCCTCTGCGCCCGGATTGCAGAGCTGGTGATCGTACTGATCTATGCCCGGCGGAAGGACCATCAGGTACACCTGCGGTTCCGGAACCTGTTCGTGAAGGATCCGGTGCTGTTCAAGGATTTTCTGCATTACGCCCTGCCGGTGATCCTCAATGAACTGATGTGGGGCGCAGGCTTTTCTATGAACTCCGTCATCATCGGGCATCTGGGAAGTCCGGCGGTTGCCGCCAATTCCGTTGCCCAGGTGACCCGGAATCTGGCGACCGTGGTTGCGTTTGGAGTCGCAAACGCCACGGCGATCCTGGTTGGCAGAACCATCGGGGAGGGGGACGTGAAGCGGGCAGAGGTCTATGCCAAGCGCTTTGTGCGGCTCACCCTGTGCGCCGGGGCTGCGGCTGCGGCAGTGGTGCTGCTGGTACTGCCCATCATGCACAAGGTCATGACCCTGTCGGAGCAGGCTCACAGCTATCTGACGGTGATGATGCTGGTGATGAGCTACTTTGTCTTTTTGCAGGCGTACAATACCACCATGGTGGTGGGGATCTTCCGGGCGGGGGGCGATACCCGGCTGGGACTGATTATTGACGTGAGCACCATGTGGGGTGGCTCCATCCTGTTCGGTGCCCTCTGTGCCTTTGTGCTGAAGCTTCCGGTGGAGGCAGTGTATGTGGTGCTCATGAGCGACGAGGTCATCAAGGTGCCTATTACCACCCTCCGGTATCGGCAGAAGAAGTGGCTCAAGAATGTGACCAGAGAACTGTAA
- the pyk gene encoding pyruvate kinase gives MRKTKIVCTVGPATDSIDVLRDLMKSGMNVARFNFSHGDYETQKRRFDMVCRLRNELGLPIATMLDTKGPEVRLGKFENDEPVKIQDGDTYTLTTRDILCNAKEGCVSFKRLPHDISAGNRILINDGVVELLAEKVTETDIICRIIHGGVLSNNKGINVPGVKLSMPFLSDADMNDLEFGAKQGFDFIAASFVRTAADINYLRKFTQSLGWFDVRIIAKIENLEGVENIDEILEAADGIMVARGDMGVEIPFEQIPSIQKDLIHKGYNAGKQVITATQMLESMINNPRPTRAEITDVANAIYDGTSAIMLSGETAAGSFPVESVKTMALIARTTENDIDYKKRFSRRESDVFCNIATAISHATVTTAHDLNAKAIVTVTKQGQTARLISKYRPTCPIISCTPSERICRQMNLSWGVLPLMIQEETNSDELLLHAVESAKKAGYIHTGDMVVITAGLPLGISGTTNLMKVDKVD, from the coding sequence ATGCGAAAAACCAAAATTGTCTGCACGGTAGGACCCGCAACGGATTCTATCGACGTGCTGCGGGATCTGATGAAGAGCGGCATGAACGTTGCCCGCTTCAACTTTTCCCACGGGGATTACGAAACGCAGAAGCGCCGCTTCGACATGGTCTGCCGCCTGCGGAACGAGTTGGGTCTGCCCATCGCCACCATGCTGGACACCAAGGGGCCGGAGGTGCGACTGGGAAAATTCGAGAACGATGAACCGGTCAAGATCCAAGACGGAGATACCTATACCCTCACCACCCGGGATATTCTCTGCAACGCCAAGGAGGGCTGCGTATCCTTCAAGCGTCTGCCCCATGACATCAGCGCCGGCAACCGGATCCTCATCAACGATGGCGTAGTAGAACTGCTGGCGGAAAAGGTCACCGAAACCGACATCATCTGCCGGATCATTCACGGTGGCGTCCTGTCAAACAATAAGGGCATCAACGTGCCCGGCGTCAAGCTCAGCATGCCCTTCCTCAGCGATGCGGACATGAACGACCTGGAATTCGGCGCAAAGCAGGGCTTTGACTTCATTGCGGCAAGCTTTGTGCGCACTGCGGCGGACATCAACTATCTGCGGAAATTCACCCAGAGCCTGGGCTGGTTCGATGTACGCATCATTGCCAAGATCGAGAATCTGGAGGGCGTGGAAAACATCGACGAGATCCTGGAGGCTGCGGACGGCATCATGGTTGCCCGGGGCGACATGGGCGTGGAGATCCCCTTTGAACAGATTCCCTCCATCCAGAAGGATCTGATCCACAAGGGCTACAATGCCGGCAAACAGGTCATTACCGCCACCCAGATGCTGGAATCCATGATCAACAATCCCCGCCCCACCCGGGCAGAGATCACCGACGTTGCCAATGCCATCTATGACGGCACCAGCGCCATTATGCTCAGCGGCGAAACCGCTGCCGGCTCCTTCCCGGTGGAATCCGTCAAGACCATGGCGCTGATCGCCCGGACAACGGAAAATGACATTGACTATAAAAAGCGGTTCTCCCGCCGGGAATCCGATGTATTCTGCAACATTGCCACCGCCATTTCCCACGCTACCGTGACCACTGCCCATGACCTGAACGCCAAGGCCATCGTCACCGTCACCAAGCAGGGACAGACCGCCCGGCTCATCAGCAAATACCGTCCCACCTGCCCCATCATCAGCTGCACCCCCAGTGAGCGGATCTGCCGGCAGATGAACCTGTCCTGGGGCGTGCTCCCCCTGATGATCCAGGAGGAAACCAACTCCGATGAGCTGCTGCTGCACGCTGTGGAATCCGCCAAAAAGGCTGGCTATATCCACACAGGAGATATGGTCGTCATCACTGCCGGCCTGCCTCTGGGCATTTCCGGTACCACCAATCTGATGAAGGTGGACAAGGTAGACTGA
- a CDS encoding malonyl CoA-ACP transacylase: protein MNHYKTAFLFNGIGSKPEKLLVNLPAALMERYLTARDEAFSRLGLHTDLERNTPFDRRVAEWLISLLCDRVVFDHYIQQGIVPDIGAGYSSGIVSISACFGSVPDTFAHHIILMNRATMQNLANAGMDLDMGVVIGFGYEDAQQLLFPRFSREELVIGSGNSVFCTMISGKAEAVRRALELMLAEGAIKAIPFGTGIAYHHPILANYAREYVDFCGSIPYRDPDYPILSAFDNRILTSGQDIMLENQRNVMTPIRWDLALRKLEELGVTAFYDVSANGAVKKFSRLRSRKCKIYTLQDV from the coding sequence GTGAATCACTATAAAACTGCATTTTTATTCAATGGCATCGGATCCAAGCCGGAAAAGCTGCTGGTGAATCTGCCTGCGGCCCTGATGGAACGCTATCTGACCGCCAGGGATGAGGCATTTTCCCGGCTGGGTCTGCACACCGACCTGGAGCGGAACACCCCGTTTGACCGGCGGGTTGCCGAATGGCTCATTTCCCTGCTGTGCGACCGGGTGGTGTTTGATCACTACATCCAACAGGGCATCGTCCCGGACATCGGCGCCGGGTACAGCTCCGGCATCGTCAGCATCAGTGCCTGCTTCGGCTCCGTGCCGGATACCTTTGCCCACCATATCATCCTCATGAACCGTGCCACCATGCAGAACCTTGCCAACGCCGGCATGGATCTGGACATGGGTGTGGTCATCGGCTTCGGGTATGAGGACGCACAGCAGCTACTGTTCCCCCGGTTTTCCCGGGAGGAGCTTGTGATCGGCAGCGGCAATTCGGTATTCTGCACCATGATCAGCGGAAAGGCAGAGGCTGTCCGCCGGGCACTGGAACTGATGCTGGCGGAGGGTGCCATCAAGGCGATCCCCTTCGGCACCGGCATCGCCTACCATCACCCTATTCTGGCGAACTATGCCCGGGAATACGTGGACTTCTGCGGATCCATCCCCTACCGGGATCCGGACTACCCCATCCTTTCCGCATTCGACAACCGGATTCTGACCAGCGGACAGGACATTATGCTGGAAAACCAGCGGAATGTGATGACTCCCATCCGGTGGGATCTTGCCCTCCGGAAGCTGGAGGAACTGGGCGTGACCGCATTCTACGATGTCAGCGCCAACGGTGCCGTGAAAAAATTCTCCCGGCTCCGCAGCCGCAAGTGTAAAATTTATACGCTGCAAGACGTATAA
- a CDS encoding acyl carrier protein: MREITEEIRQEITDMIFDYYAEECEVDRNEITMDTNPQEDLGSDSLMFVELIEMTAEKYDLDVKLQSIGKYMLKAPMDTMSDVVNMFCKVYQYGNDIVNQ, from the coding sequence ATGAGAGAAATCACCGAAGAAATCAGACAGGAAATCACCGACATGATCTTTGATTACTACGCAGAGGAGTGCGAAGTGGACAGAAATGAGATCACCATGGACACCAACCCCCAGGAGGATCTGGGCAGCGACTCCCTGATGTTCGTGGAGCTGATCGAAATGACCGCAGAAAAGTATGACCTGGATGTCAAGCTTCAGAGCATCGGCAAGTACATGCTGAAGGCGCCCATGGACACCATGTCCGACGTGGTAAACATGTTCTGCAAGGTTTACCAGTACGGCAACGACATTGTAAATCAGTAA
- a CDS encoding enoyl-CoA hydratase/isomerase family protein, translating into MIRSNLSTLEADGALAVLTLDNGPKNLLTEPEFIQQSVLLDFLRDNPGIKGLVITGKGRHFSHGADVSLFGDAANNDISRKLEAARTLLRTIERLPILTAAAIHGGCFGGGLEIALSCQFRICAPNAFLGLTEIMHGVVPGMGGMERLYRLLGREKALSMCLRGEMLTAQDALQAGLVTTLCEGKNPLEPAKTFLRELIGTNTSLQIRTILETMERAEAGVEDPSKGGFEQVLAEANQAK; encoded by the coding sequence ATGATCCGTTCCAATTTATCCACCCTGGAGGCAGATGGAGCGCTTGCGGTTCTGACTCTGGACAACGGGCCAAAGAACCTGCTGACAGAGCCGGAATTTATTCAACAGTCCGTGCTGCTGGATTTTCTGAGGGACAACCCCGGGATCAAGGGGCTTGTCATCACCGGCAAGGGCAGGCACTTTTCTCACGGGGCTGATGTGTCCCTGTTCGGGGATGCTGCCAACAATGACATCTCCCGGAAGCTGGAGGCTGCACGAACACTGCTCCGCACCATCGAACGCCTGCCCATTCTGACTGCCGCCGCCATTCACGGCGGCTGCTTCGGAGGCGGGCTGGAGATCGCTCTGAGCTGTCAGTTCCGGATCTGCGCCCCCAACGCCTTTCTGGGGCTGACGGAGATCATGCACGGAGTCGTCCCCGGCATGGGGGGCATGGAGCGGCTGTACCGGCTGCTGGGCAGGGAAAAGGCGCTGTCCATGTGCCTGCGGGGAGAAATGCTCACCGCCCAGGATGCCCTGCAAGCAGGACTGGTCACTACCCTGTGCGAAGGAAAGAACCCCTTAGAGCCTGCCAAGACGTTTCTCCGGGAACTGATCGGCACCAACACCTCCCTCCAGATCCGCACCATCCTGGAAACCATGGAGCGTGCAGAGGCAGGCGTAGAGGATCCCTCCAAGGGCGGCTTTGAACAAGTCCTGGCGGAGGCGAACCAAGCAAAATGA
- a CDS encoding acyl-CoA thioesterase, with protein sequence MKSTYELTVRGYELDSFGHVNNAVYLNYAEAAMWHCLNRYGLVELLQKEGLFPVILESSLRYLHELHLLDPVRIETEMYCSAGLVRYTHIVIQANTGLTACRIRGKLAYVNGERIICDIPQAARELMERDSHED encoded by the coding sequence ATGAAAAGCACTTACGAACTGACCGTCCGGGGGTACGAGCTGGACTCCTTCGGACATGTGAACAATGCGGTGTACTTGAACTATGCCGAAGCCGCCATGTGGCACTGCCTGAATCGATACGGCCTGGTGGAGCTGCTCCAAAAGGAAGGGCTGTTTCCGGTGATCCTGGAAAGCAGCCTGCGGTATCTCCACGAACTGCATCTTTTAGATCCGGTGCGGATCGAAACCGAAATGTATTGCTCCGCCGGACTGGTCAGATACACCCATATCGTCATACAGGCAAACACCGGGCTGACCGCCTGCCGCATCCGGGGCAAGCTTGCCTATGTGAATGGGGAGCGGATCATCTGCGATATTCCCCAGGCAGCCCGAGAACTGATGGAGCGTGACAGCCATGAAGATTGA
- a CDS encoding enoyl-CoA hydratase/isomerase family protein translates to MPEETAFALTEEAGILTLTMSAPGNNLMTGAFFREYEAIMDQVQLRSTQPGIRGLIIRGGGRHFSVGADVDALAERSAAESFDGKRLPPAHCKQKRHFTFLRSLPFPVVSVVTGFCIGSGSEIAVNSHYRICEKNARVGQPESTFGILPALGGLARTIKLCGMSNAYRLVMSGELIPAETAYALGWADFLCGKKQGYAQAVALIDWISSHTAHFSDEDSLPLLRQYLQEGAEL, encoded by the coding sequence ATGCCTGAAGAAACAGCCTTTGCCCTGACCGAAGAAGCCGGTATCCTGACTCTGACCATGTCCGCCCCCGGCAACAATCTGATGACCGGAGCATTTTTCCGGGAGTACGAAGCGATCATGGATCAGGTTCAGCTTCGCAGCACCCAGCCCGGCATCCGGGGGCTCATCATCCGGGGCGGCGGCAGGCATTTCAGCGTAGGCGCCGATGTGGATGCCCTGGCAGAGCGTTCCGCTGCCGAGTCCTTTGACGGGAAGCGCCTGCCCCCTGCCCACTGTAAGCAAAAGCGGCATTTCACCTTCCTGCGCAGTCTGCCCTTCCCGGTGGTCAGCGTGGTGACCGGATTTTGCATCGGCTCCGGCAGCGAGATCGCTGTCAACAGTCATTACCGGATCTGTGAGAAAAACGCCCGGGTGGGACAGCCGGAGTCCACCTTCGGCATCCTGCCTGCCCTGGGAGGGCTTGCACGCACCATTAAGCTGTGCGGCATGTCCAACGCCTACAGGTTGGTCATGTCCGGAGAACTGATCCCGGCAGAAACCGCTTACGCTCTGGGCTGGGCGGATTTCCTCTGCGGCAAAAAACAGGGCTATGCCCAGGCGGTAGCACTCATTGACTGGATCAGCAGCCACACGGCGCATTTTTCTGATGAGGACAGTCTCCCCCTGCTTCGGCAGTATCTACAGGAAGGAGCAGAACTATGA